In a single window of the Zerene cesonia ecotype Mississippi unplaced genomic scaffold, Zerene_cesonia_1.1 Zces_u005, whole genome shotgun sequence genome:
- the LOC119838844 gene encoding myrosinase 1-like — protein sequence MTIILYTLCFAAFVGVRVAADNERICFSNKFKFGVATAAYQIEGAWNVSGKGESIWDRYTHNYPERVFDHHNGDTAADSYHLYKRDVEMMVELGVQFYRFSMSWPRILPNGLSNEINEDGIIYYNLLLNELKAHNIIPLVTMYHWDLPQTLQDLGGWTNPIIADYFVDYARVLFESFGDTVDTWLTFNEPYSFCYEGYGGDAAPGANASGFEDYLCGHNVLRAHGMVYRMYQQEFADTQKGHVGISLDFAWQEPATTSEEDQHAAEVVRQFFFGWFAHPIFSQAGDYPAVMRKRIDYISKRQHFPRSRLPTFSPEEVRMIRGSADFLGLNHYTTYLVKRNRNKIAPQPSFMTDMGGTLSQKPDWPKSNSTWLKVVPWGFRKALNWVKAEYNNPITIITENGVSLEAGLQDSRRVNYLDGYLRALHNAIFKDKCNVVGYTYWSLMDNFEWLRGFSERFGLYEVNFCSANKTRTARLSAGFYSKLAKTKCLPVSWGV from the exons ATgactattatattgtatactttGTGTTTTGCTGCGTTTGTCGG AGTTCGAGTCGCCGCAGATAATGAAAGaatatgtttttcaaataagtttaaatttggCGTGGCGACTGCTGCGTATCAGATTGAAGGAGCTTGGAATGTTTCAG gCAAGGGCGAAAGCATCTGGGACAGGTATACCCACAACTACCCTGAGCGAGTATTCGATCATCACAATGGTGACACGGCGGCGGACTCCTACCACCTCTACAAGCGGGACGTCGAAATGATGGTGGAGCTTGGCGTGCAGTTCTATCGGTTTTCCATGTCCTGGCCGAGGATCCTACCCAATGGATTAAGCAA tGAGATCAACGAAGACGGCATCATATACTACAATTTATTACTGAACGAACTTAAGGCCCACAATATAATACCCTTAGTGACAATGTACCACTGGGATCTGCCGCAGACCCTGCAGGACCTCGGCGGGTGGACTAACCCCATTATTGCCGATTATTTCGTGGATTATGCTAGg GTGCTATTCGAATCCTTTGGTGACACAGTTGACACGTGGTTAACCTTCAACGAGCCCTATTCCTTCTGTTACGAGGGTTATGGTGGTGACGCTGCGCCGGGCGCTAATGCGAGCGGGTTTGAAGATTATCTGTGTGGACACAATGTACTGAGGGCTCATGGGATGGTGTATAGGATGTATCAGCAGGAGTTTGCTGATACCCAGAAAG GTCACGTGGGTATATCACTAGATTTTGCGTGGCAAGAGCCAGCTACCACGTCTGAAGAGGACCAGCACGCCGCTGAGGTTGTCAGGCAGTTCTTT TTCGGCTGGTTCGCGCACCCAATATTCTCACAAGCGGGCGACTATCCCGCTGTCATGCGCAAACGCATAGACTACATATCGAAACGGCAACATTTCCCCCGCTCCCGCCTCCCCACCTTCTCCCCCGAAGAGGTCCGGATGATACGTGGATCAGCCGACTTCCTGGGCCTCAACCATTACACCACTTACTTGGTGAAGCGAAATAGAAACAAGATAGCTCCCCAGCCGTCGTTCATGACGGATATGGGAGGGACGTTGTCGCAGAAACCGGATTGGCCAAAGTCCAATTCCACTTGGTTAAAG GTAGTACCCTGGGGTTTCCGGAAAGCTTTAAACTGGGTGAAAGCAGAATATAACAACCCAATAACCATAATCACCGAGAATGGTGTGTCCCTGGAGGCAGGTCTTCAGGACTCCAGGCGGGTGAACTATCTGGATGGTTACCTGCGAGCATTACATAACGCGATTTTCAAAGACAAGTGCAATGTAGTTGGCTATACTTATTGGAGCTTGATGGACAACTTCGAATGGTTGAGAGGTTTTTC cgAACGATTCGGCCTATACGAAGTTAACTTCTGTTCAGCGAATAAAACACGGACGGCACGCTTATCAGCTGGTTTTTACTCAAAACTGGCTAAAACCAAATGCCTTCCTGTGTCGTGGGGCGTGTGA
- the LOC119838824 gene encoding protein lethal(2)essential for life-like, producing MSLIPRFFDERPFRMMERDLLSPNFYLPNFNQMVPRELFQPWSARPWEDMWRQMEQLSSTMNQLALEGTKISSDGEKFQVNVDVQHFAPDEINVKVGDGFVTVEGKHEEKRDEHGYISRQFVRRYALPQGCLPDTVVSKLSSDGVLTVTAPKVLPLPSSGERIVPITHTGPIRRQIGSSESEQPKVEEAK from the coding sequence ATGTCTTTAATTCCACGATTTTTCGACGAACGTCCTTTCAGGATGATGGAACGTGATCTGCTTTCCCCAAACTTTTACTTACCAAACTTTAACCAGATGGTACCGCGAGAACTATTCCAGCCCTGGTCAGCTAGGCCATGGGAAGACATGTGGAGACAGATGGAGCAGCTCTCATCTACAATGAACCAGTTAGCTCTGGAAGGAACGAAGATTTCATCGGATGGTGAAAAATTCCAAGTGAACGTCGATGTGCAGCATTTCGCCCCGGATGAAATAAACGTTAAAGTTGGTGATGGATTTGTGACTGTTGAAGGAAAACACGAGGAAAAGCGTGATGAGCATGGATATATTTCTCGCCAGTTTGTCAGACGGTACGCGCTGCCGCAAGGCTGTCTACCAGATACAGTGGTATCCAAACTTTCTTCTGATGGCGTGTTAACCGTCACAGCTCCAAAAGTACTTCCATTACCATCATCCGGCGAAAGGATCGTCCCTATAACCCACACTGGTCCTATTAGAAGACAAATAGGATCATCCGAGTCGGAACAACCAAAAGTCGAGGAGGCAAAATGA
- the LOC119838825 gene encoding protein lethal(2)essential for life-like has product MSMYPLFFEYERPRPRQHLLDQHFGLGLTPNDYLTILAVPQANNNYYRPWRNLRASNEDEGSTIKKEKDKFQVNLDVQHFTPEEISVKTADGYLVVEAKHEERQDEHGYISRSFVRRYPLPEGIEESSVTSKLSSDGVLSITAPLKAPPKSSNERVVPIIQTGPVKKQIEGEKTE; this is encoded by the coding sequence ATGTCAATGTATCCACTGTTTTTCGAATATGAGCGTCCACGACCACGGCAGCATCTGTTGGACCAACATTTTGGCTTGGGATTAACGCCAAATGATTATCTTACCATTCTTGCGGTTCCACAAGCAAACAACAACTATTACAGGCCGTGGAGGAATCTCCGAGCGTCTAATGAAGACGAAGGATCGACgattaaaaaggaaaaagacAAATTTCAAGTCAATTTGGACGTCCAGCACTTCACTCCTGAGGAGATTTCGGTAAAGACAGCCGATGGTTATTTAGTTGTGGAAGCTAAACACGAAGAGAGACAGGATGAGCATGGATATATTTCTCGAAGTTTCGTAAGGCGGTATCCTTTACCAGAAGGCATTGAAGAGTCATCTGTAACGTCTAAGCTCTCTTCAGACGGTGTGCTGTCCATCACAGCGCCATTGAAAGCTCCACCTAAGTCTTCAAATGAACGAGTTGTGCCCATCATCCAGACTGGTCCCGTGAAGAAGCAAATAGAAGGAGAGAAGACCGAATAA
- the LOC119838847 gene encoding uncharacterized protein LOC119838847, whose amino-acid sequence MMLKIILCGLLVAVNGAPQVRRGFDLFREQEALWREFENNFDKFENKMHHFLDNIEKVDITDRVEGDTYVISMVIAGLAESEISVKRGGRQLVVEGHSADGSVILYSSRMLPPYVGESGNWTYENDVLKIVFPILHQPQSPPAKTRPVFVNEKKPNVKHDQGAAAGTGANNTAPENELPQMKEKQSINLDSDVEMVQV is encoded by the coding sequence AtgatgttgaaaataatactGTGTGGCCTTTTGGTCGCTGTCAATGGAGCGCCCCAAGTAAGAAGAGGTTTCGATCTCTTCAGGGAACAAGAAGCCTTATGGAGAGAATTCGAAaacaattttgacaaatttgaaaataaaatgcaccATTTTTTAGATAACATCGAAAAAGTCGATATTACGGATCGTGTTGAGGGTGATACATACGTGATATCTATGGTAATAGCTGGTCTAGCAGAGAGTGAAATATCGGTGAAGCGTGGCGGAAGACAGCTAGTGGTGGAGGGTCACAGCGCTGATGGTtccgttatattatattctagcAGAATGTTGCCGCCGTATGTCGGTGAATCGGGTAATTGGACATATGAGAATGATGTTCTGAAAATAGTTTTCCCCATACTTCACCAGCCGCAGTCACCGCCTGCTAAAACGAGACCTGTATTCGTCAACGAGAAAAAACCGAATGTGAAACATGATCAGGGTGCGGCTGCTGGTACCGGTGCAAACAATACAGCCCCTGAAAATGAACTGCCACagatgaaagaaaaacaatcaataaatttgGACTCTGATGTTGAAATGGTGCAAGTTTAG
- the LOC119838805 gene encoding uncharacterized protein LOC119838805 has product MMLIMILCGLSVAVNGGPQHFHRNYFPGWEMDSFWRDFDRKFEVFDDQMDRLYGSIENIDTGDRIVGDNYEITMVMSGFKEDEISVKVRQGQLVVEGHSDDGSINIYNSRSLPPYVGASGTWTYENNVLKIVFPIIHGNNPVSEKEHRPNVVDKTHVIVSTGANNEGKEVLKANQRRNLGDEVEIIQT; this is encoded by the coding sequence ATGATGTTGATCATGATACTGTGCGGCCTTTCGGTCGCTGTCAATGGAGGGCCGCAGCATTTCCACCGAAACTACTTCCCCGGCTGGGAAATGGATAGCTTCTGGAGAGATTTCGACAGGAAGTTTGAGGTATTCGATGATCAAATGGACCGCCTATACGGCAGCATCGAAAATATCGATACAGGCGATAGAATTGTGGgtgataattatgaaataacaatgGTTATGTCAGGTTTTAAAGAGGACGAGATATCGGTGAAGGTGCGTCAAGGACAGCTTGTGGTGGAGGGTCACAGTGATGATGGTTCCATTAACATCTACAATAGCAGGAGCTTACCGCCGTACGTCGGTGCTTCTGGTACTTGGACATATGAGAATAATGTTCTGAAAATAGTTTTCCCCATAATTCACGGTAATAATCCTGTATCTGAGAAAGAGCACAGACCGAATGTGGTAGACAAAACACATGTAATTGTTAGCACTGGTGCAAACAACGAGGGAAAAGAAGTACTGAAAGCAAATCAAAGAAGAAATTTGGGTGATGAagttgaaataatacaaacttaG